The following are encoded in a window of Bacillus sp. SORGH_AS_0510 genomic DNA:
- the cstA gene encoding carbon starvation protein CstA — protein MNAVSIVIGSICILMIAYRLYGTFMAAKVLKLDDSKPTPAHELNDGKDYVPTNKWVTFGHHFAAIAAAGPLVGPILAAQFGYLPGLLWLLIGAVIGGAVHDAVVLFASMQKKGKSLSEVAKEELGPVAGFCTGLAMLFIITITMAGLSMVVLHALENNPWGTFSVGITIPIAMFVGIAYKKTGNLKLTSTIGFILVMVGVFVGPSIQHTVLGDWLTLDTKTLAIILPIYAFFAAALPVWLLLAPRDYLSSFMKIGVFIALIIGVFIINPSIEMPAFTKFTSGGGPVLGGPVWPFISITIACGAISGFHAFVGSGTTPKMLDRWSDIKVVGFGAMLVECVVGIMALIAATALQPADYFAINSTPEVFKTLGMQVVELPKLADEIGINLEGRTGGAVTLAVGMTYVFTGIPWFAKLSSYFFQFVIMFEAVFILTAIDSGTRVARYLIQDFFGEFFKPLKKTDWLPGSIFASALACFMWGYLLFSGDIGSVWALFGVSNQLMASIGLIVGATVILRMADKRRYMLTCLVPLSYLFVTVNYAGYWMVKNVYLNSASAGYSVLNGVLSIIMLALGVIIMVTAIKKWINMWNSPRVQLETKVA, from the coding sequence ATGAATGCGGTTTCAATTGTAATCGGTTCTATTTGTATTTTAATGATTGCTTATCGCTTATATGGTACATTCATGGCAGCTAAGGTTTTAAAGTTAGATGACTCAAAACCTACACCTGCACATGAATTAAATGATGGTAAGGACTATGTTCCTACAAATAAATGGGTAACATTTGGTCACCACTTCGCGGCGATCGCAGCTGCTGGACCTCTTGTAGGGCCTATTCTCGCTGCACAATTTGGTTATTTGCCAGGGTTACTTTGGCTATTAATCGGTGCAGTTATTGGTGGAGCGGTCCATGATGCAGTTGTTCTTTTTGCATCCATGCAGAAAAAAGGAAAATCTCTATCAGAGGTAGCAAAAGAAGAGCTCGGACCTGTGGCCGGTTTTTGTACGGGATTAGCGATGCTGTTTATTATCACAATTACTATGGCAGGGCTATCAATGGTTGTCCTGCATGCTCTTGAAAATAACCCATGGGGTACGTTCTCTGTAGGAATCACGATTCCAATTGCGATGTTTGTTGGGATTGCTTATAAGAAAACTGGTAATTTGAAATTAACTTCAACAATCGGTTTTATACTTGTCATGGTGGGCGTTTTTGTTGGTCCATCCATCCAGCATACTGTTTTAGGAGATTGGCTGACTTTAGATACGAAAACATTAGCTATTATTCTACCAATCTATGCATTCTTTGCAGCAGCACTGCCTGTTTGGTTATTGCTTGCACCTCGTGACTATTTAAGTAGTTTTATGAAAATTGGTGTATTTATTGCTTTAATCATCGGTGTTTTCATTATCAATCCAAGTATTGAAATGCCTGCATTTACAAAATTTACTTCAGGCGGCGGACCAGTTCTAGGTGGACCCGTTTGGCCATTTATTTCTATTACCATTGCTTGCGGAGCGATTTCCGGATTCCACGCATTTGTTGGTTCGGGTACCACTCCGAAAATGCTTGATCGTTGGTCAGATATTAAGGTTGTAGGTTTTGGAGCAATGTTGGTAGAGTGTGTGGTAGGGATTATGGCGCTTATTGCTGCAACTGCACTACAGCCTGCAGATTATTTCGCAATTAACTCAACTCCAGAAGTGTTTAAAACACTGGGAATGCAAGTGGTAGAATTACCAAAGCTTGCTGATGAAATTGGAATTAACTTAGAAGGAAGAACGGGCGGAGCGGTTACGCTAGCTGTCGGAATGACTTATGTCTTCACAGGTATTCCATGGTTTGCTAAGTTATCATCTTACTTCTTCCAATTTGTTATTATGTTTGAAGCAGTATTTATCTTGACTGCAATTGACTCAGGTACACGTGTAGCTCGTTATTTAATTCAGGACTTCTTTGGTGAATTCTTTAAGCCGTTGAAGAAAACAGATTGGCTTCCTGGATCCATATTTGCAAGTGCATTAGCATGTTTCATGTGGGGGTACTTACTATTCTCAGGTGATATCGGATCTGTTTGGGCACTCTTCGGAGTTTCTAACCAGTTAATGGCATCGATTGGTTTAATTGTTGGTGCAACAGTTATTCTAAGAATGGCAGATAAGCGACGTTATATGCTTACATGCTTAGTGCCACTATCTTACTTGTTTGTTACAGTAAACTATGCTGGATATTGGATGGTTAAGAATGTATATCTCAATTCAGCATCAGCGGGCTATAGCGTATTGAATGGAGTTCTATCCATCATTATGCTGGCACTCGGAGTAATTATTATGGTTACAGCTATTAAGAAATGGATTAATATGTGGAATTCTCCACGGGTTCAGTTGGAAACAAAAGTGGCCTAA
- a CDS encoding LytTR family DNA-binding domain-containing protein, whose protein sequence is MLRAFIVDDEPLARDELGYLLKRSKQVELAGEAGGVDEALDKMDNLDIDVVFLDIQLADESGMEIASRINKLEYPPLIVFATAYDEYALKAFELNAADYILKPFDEKRVHQTIEKLLKLLGSKEPNIPMPSKTGLLSNTEKLAVTVDEKIILVNVNDILYISTNEGKTIIVTEKQKYVVNEPLVTFERKLQNSQMIRVHRSYLVNLNSIIEIEPWFNSTYNLIMVDGEKVPVSRTYTKELKQLLGF, encoded by the coding sequence TTGTTAAGAGCATTTATCGTTGACGATGAGCCATTGGCTAGAGACGAGCTGGGCTATCTATTAAAACGGAGTAAGCAGGTTGAATTAGCTGGTGAAGCTGGCGGTGTGGATGAAGCGTTAGATAAAATGGATAACCTTGATATAGATGTTGTTTTTCTAGATATTCAGCTTGCAGATGAAAGTGGAATGGAAATTGCCAGTCGAATCAATAAGCTTGAATATCCTCCTCTAATTGTGTTCGCCACTGCTTATGATGAGTACGCTTTAAAGGCATTTGAATTAAATGCAGCTGATTATATCCTAAAACCGTTCGATGAAAAAAGAGTTCACCAAACGATTGAAAAACTGTTGAAGCTCTTAGGAAGCAAGGAGCCTAATATTCCAATGCCATCAAAGACGGGCTTATTATCTAATACGGAAAAACTGGCTGTAACAGTTGATGAAAAAATAATATTAGTTAATGTTAACGATATTCTTTATATCAGCACCAATGAAGGCAAAACGATTATTGTAACTGAGAAGCAAAAGTATGTGGTAAATGAGCCTTTAGTTACTTTTGAAAGAAAACTACAAAACTCTCAAATGATTCGTGTCCATCGATCCTATTTAGTCAACCTTAATTCGATTATTGAGATAGAGCCCTGGTTTAATTCGACCTATAATCTAATTATGGTAGATGGGGAGAAGGTTCCGGTTAGTAGAACTTATACAAAAGAGTTAAAACAGCTGCTTGGTTTTTAA
- a CDS encoding sensor histidine kinase: MVELLPLMLERVGILIIVAFVLSRMKSFRQIIHNEHDLSAKVVMIIIFGIFGVISNYTGVRIGHGSITSQEWLTNMDSESAIANTRIMGVTMGGLLGGPIVGIGVGLIAGLHRLTLGGFTDTACAISTISAGVVTGFLSKRFKIKEGLSPWKAVIIGITMEFAQMGVILLLAKPYEEAFHLVEVIALPMIVINGFGTLLFVLIIQEILQEQERTRALQTHKALYIANQTLPFFRQGLNVDSCTKAAEIILKWTNADAISITDQSQVLAHVGAASDHHIPSGNMATELTKKVLEQGNITIARSAMEIQCFDTNCPLEAAIVLPLQVHEKIVGTLKLYFTDSRKLDRVEQELAEGLGKLFSVQLEMAELELQTRLLKDAEIKALQAQVHPHFLFNAINTISSLIRTDTDKARSLLINLSTFFRSNLQGARQMLIPLEKELEHVEAYLRIEQARFPDRYKVELEIDEALKKILVPPFTLQPLVENAIRYAFPKAKHGTVKVRAFREKDGMVLLTEDDGKGIQPELLERLGNQTIDSAKGTGTALWNIKKRIEEIYGLTASFQIESKLECGTKVWIKLPLTQQKWGEDVVKSIYR; the protein is encoded by the coding sequence ATGGTTGAATTATTACCTCTAATGCTTGAACGTGTAGGCATTTTAATCATTGTTGCTTTCGTCCTTTCGAGGATGAAGTCATTTCGTCAAATTATTCATAATGAACATGATCTTTCTGCAAAGGTAGTCATGATTATTATATTTGGAATTTTCGGTGTCATCAGCAATTATACTGGTGTCAGAATTGGACATGGGTCGATTACTTCCCAAGAGTGGCTGACAAATATGGATAGTGAAAGTGCGATTGCCAATACAAGAATCATGGGAGTTACGATGGGGGGATTATTAGGAGGACCTATTGTCGGTATTGGAGTCGGATTAATTGCAGGCTTACATCGATTAACGTTGGGTGGGTTTACGGATACAGCCTGTGCCATTTCTACCATTTCAGCCGGGGTTGTTACTGGGTTTTTAAGTAAACGCTTTAAAATTAAAGAAGGACTATCACCATGGAAAGCAGTCATTATTGGAATTACGATGGAATTTGCTCAAATGGGGGTCATTCTTTTACTAGCAAAGCCCTATGAAGAAGCATTCCATTTAGTGGAGGTCATTGCTTTGCCGATGATTGTTATTAATGGTTTTGGAACGCTTCTTTTTGTACTGATTATTCAGGAAATCCTTCAAGAACAAGAACGTACGCGTGCACTTCAAACCCACAAGGCATTATATATTGCTAATCAGACACTTCCTTTTTTCCGTCAGGGGCTGAATGTGGATTCGTGTACAAAAGCGGCAGAGATTATTTTAAAATGGACAAACGCTGATGCAATTTCAATTACAGACCAGAGTCAGGTGTTGGCACATGTTGGCGCTGCATCTGATCATCATATTCCATCAGGAAACATGGCAACGGAATTAACGAAAAAGGTTCTTGAACAAGGAAACATTACGATTGCAAGATCTGCAATGGAAATTCAATGTTTTGATACGAATTGCCCTTTAGAGGCTGCAATTGTCTTGCCACTTCAGGTTCATGAGAAAATTGTTGGTACTTTAAAGCTATATTTCACTGATTCGAGAAAGCTTGACCGCGTTGAGCAAGAGCTTGCTGAGGGTCTAGGGAAACTTTTCTCTGTTCAATTAGAAATGGCAGAGTTAGAACTTCAAACAAGATTATTAAAGGATGCTGAGATTAAAGCACTACAAGCCCAAGTGCATCCACATTTTCTTTTTAATGCAATCAATACAATTTCAAGCCTTATTCGAACGGATACAGATAAAGCTAGAAGTTTATTAATCAATCTAAGTACTTTTTTCCGCAGTAATCTTCAAGGCGCTCGGCAAATGTTAATACCACTTGAAAAAGAACTTGAGCACGTGGAGGCCTATTTAAGGATTGAACAAGCTCGGTTCCCTGATCGCTACAAAGTCGAGCTAGAAATTGATGAAGCGTTAAAAAAAATCCTTGTTCCTCCATTTACCTTACAGCCGCTTGTTGAAAACGCCATTCGTTACGCGTTTCCAAAAGCCAAACACGGGACAGTGAAGGTCAGGGCGTTTCGAGAGAAGGACGGAATGGTTCTTTTAACGGAAGACGACGGGAAGGGGATCCAGCCAGAACTACTAGAAAGACTAGGAAATCAAACGATAGATTCAGCTAAAGGTACGGGAACTGCTCTGTGGAATATAAAAAAAAGAATAGAAGAAATTTATGGACTTACGGCTTCTTTTCAAATTGAAAGTAAACTAGAATGCGGGACAAAAGTATGGATTAAACTGCCATTAACGCAGCAGAAGTGGGGTGAGGATGTTGTTAAGAGCATTTATCGTTGA